The genomic region ATTCTGCCCATTGACGTTCTGTATCTGAAGCTGCATCCCGATGTTACCCGTATCTTGCAACAACGTGGCCGTTCCATCGGCAGACATAACCATGCTGCCTAAACCGGGCACGATAAACTGCTGAATAGTGGGAAAATTTTGAACCATCCCAGTCGCTCCGTTCAACAAGTTTACCGGTTGAAGAAGATTTATTTGCTGAGCCGGTTGAggatttgtaattatttgctGAGTGTTAAATTGCGCAGATGCCGCACCGGTCTGACCGTTCATGACTAACTGTGCCGGTGCTCCGCCTTTGCCAGGTACGATGGTCAGTGCCTGAAGCATAGGCCCGCCTATACTCTGAGCCTGAAAGTTTTGCTGCGCAAAGTTCGACTGCGACTGCATCAGCATACCAGCATTTTGCTGAGACGATGCAATGTGTAGCATCGACGCTACGGTCTGCGGATTCGCTTTCCGTTTCTTATATCCTTTCTTCTTGGTCATCGCTGATTCCGGCGATAATAATGCTGCCTGTCGATTTACTGTCATACCTTGATTGGCATTAACGGTCCTAGATACATCCTGGTTTGTGTCGAGAATCGACTGAGTGTTTTGTATAACATTGCCAGTAGCGACTGTTAGATGCGGTATCTGCACGTTTTGGCTTATGCCATCCATTGTCATCACGCCAGGCTGAATCAGCACCGGCGTCTGAATAGTGTTCACGAGAACGGTCGGTTGCCCTATCACTTGTTGGGCTACACCTACTGCAGGAATCACTTGGCTGACGGCTCCAGTTACGCTGGTAACCATCGGTGATACCGACAACGGTGGCATAGAACTGGCATTGGAAATAATTTTCGGTGGAGGAGGTGCCATTACGCCATTGATGGTCGACCCAGTACTCGCCATGATGAGTTGACCGCCGCTAGATACTAGTATATGGCCAGGCGGTAGCGTCGATCCGGCAGAATGTTTCAATATACCACCAGAAGTAAGGACGTTGTGAACTTGAACGTTGGCCTGAGGATGATGCTGTTGCGGTTGCTgatgttgttgctgctgctgctgctgctgttgttgttgttgttgttgttgttgttgttgttgttgttgttgttgttgttgttgatgATGATGCTGCTGCTGAGTTTGCGGCTGCAACGACGAATTTGTACTCGTCTGAGGTACTTGTATGCTACTGACAACGCTTTGGACCATTTCAAGCGGAGACTTAGACACCATCGTCGAAGATTGATTATGCGAGATAGCGGAGTGAGTCGTAATTGGAGCACCTGGCACATTTGTCAATGTCGTAGATTGTGCTTGATGTTGCGGCTTATTCGGCAAAAGATTGGGTATAGCGGGATTCGGTATCGCAGATGGTGTATTTATAGAGACGGTAGCGGTATTCGCCCTTCCAGCTAACACAGACGTAATTGTATTACTGCTGACTGTATGACCACTGGCCATAGTTGTTATCACGGAAGATGTTCCACCAAAAGTATTCATAGATATCCTGGAAACCGCATTTACAGTGTGCGGATGAGGTTGATAGCCGTCCAAAGAATTTTGCCTAGTCGTTATTTGTCGTTTTACTTGAGATGTTAAATTGTCCGACGCGGAGGAAGACGTCTGAGATGGCGACGTGCTAGGTGGAATACAACTGGAACTCATCGTGCCAGAACTAGGAGTCTCAGATCTTTGTTCTTGAATGTTGCCACCAATCAAAGACTGCGATGGCTGCTGCTGCGCTTGCTGTAGCGTTTGCGATGGCATTTGGCCCGACACGTGTGAGTGAGGCGTCGGTGGTTGCGAGTAACTATGCGGTGTCGCTGGTTGCGATGAAATAAGGCTCTGCGGAGTTGCCGGTTGCGAGATGCCGGGTGTTGAAGCAGCTGGCGTATCTGAATTAGCTGGACTATTCGTACCGATAGGAGATCCGTGACTGGTGCTCACAGTACCGCCTTGTATTGGTCTGGAGTCAATTTGTTGTTGATTGCTCGTTTGATATCGTTCGCCGAACGTTGACGACGTGACAGGATCTTCACGCTGATCCGTATTCATCAGGTACTGTCGTTGCATCTGTTGCTTATATTGATCCTGAATGTAAGATTGTGTGTCAGCGCTGGTGACGCAGCCTTGACATGGACTGCTGTCGGAATCCGTATTGTTGTTCGATGTCGGTGTCATACTGCTGTGTACGACAACCGGCGAGGTCGCATGATTCTTTACGGAAGCAAACGACGACGAGGTACTTGTAGGACTGGCGATAGAGGAAGGCTTTGGTTGAGAATTATAAGTATTAGAGACATGCATGCCATGACTGGCCTGAGGCGACGCTTTTGGATTGTTATTCAACATGCCCACTTGAGAGCTACTGACACCAGTCTGCCTCGATATTGTGCTGTTGAGCAGCGCCGTCTGTTGAGCGAGGTATCCGCTGGGATCCTCTAGGAACGAAGGACCACTGCTGTTAAACGTTGAACCTATCTGACTATTATTCTGTTGATTCTTCTCACTGAATTCATCTACTGGACTTGATGCTGAATGTTCTACTCCGTTATTTGTTCTTGACGATTCTGCAACACCATGCTGCCGTTGCTTTTTCACTATTATCTTACTCGACTTTGCTTTCTTTCGCGCGGCCTCGTCCGTCCAGTTAGAGGGCTGTGGAATGTGATGATGAAGTGGCGGTACACGGTCAAACGAATTGCAGGTGATATTCTGCACTGTAACAAGGGACGGTTGATGGGATACGGTCGCAGCACGATTCTGCTGCCACGGTGGTgttctgttgttaaaatgcaaattaccGGGTTGCCCATTTGGTCCCATACCAGACTGCTGCGCCTCGACGGCGTGAGTGGCGTTCGGGCTTCTTCCCGTATGGTTAGATAGAACAAACTGCTGTTGGTGTCCCATTTTTGCGTCTACATTTGTTCCTTTTGAAGGATCAAAATTCCTCATTGGATATTGTACTTGATTCTGCGTGTACATCCGCTGAACATTCTCGTGAGGATTGTTTGACAAGCCATTTTGAACTACGTGGTGTCGTTGCATTGAATGATTATGTAACAAaagttgttgttgttgttgttgttgttgttgttgttgttgctgctgctgctgctgttgctgttgttgttgttgctgttgttgTAACTGTTTTGCATTTAAATCTTCATCATTAATTGATGATGCTCGATTGTGCCTATTCTGAAGATCGTTAGCATTGATGTTAGTCATGATGGCGGAGCCAGTTTGCTGCTGCATAACGTCCACGGAGTGATGATTTATTTGCTGATTCGGATATTGCGGCTGAATGCACACTTGCGACAATTGCTGCTGAtgttgctgctgttgttgcATCTGCTGTTGAATCTGCATCTGAAAATGATCCGTTGATTGTGGTTGCATAGCGTGCTGACTCTGTTGAGGCGGTTGCGGCTGCATCTGATGCTGATGAACTTGATGCAATTGCGGATGGAGGGCGGCTGCTTGATTTGACACTTGCGATGACTGCATATGGTGTACGTAATTTTCAGCAGGATGCTGAGAATAATTTGTCGACTGTGGCTGGTCTACTTCCTGGGTCAAgtgctgctgttgttgttgctgcaTATTGTGCTTTTGAATTTGCTGCAAATGcagttgctgctgctgctgctgctgcgaATTCAaatgctgctgctgttgttgcaTTACGTGCATCGACTGTTGATTCATTTGATTGATATAATGGGGAGCTTGCTGCTGCGCTAATTGATTTACCATTGTGTTCTGATGCTGCTGCTGTTCCTGTTGCTGTTGTTGTAAAATCTGCATATGTTGCAGCTGCTGCTGATGTGGTAATAACTGCTGCgattgttgttgttgttgttgttgtgaTATATGTTGCTGAATGAGTTGTTGTTGTTGATGTTGGATAAGTTGTTGCTGCTGTAAAatctgctgctgctgttgagtcatattattgtaatttgtacCCTGCTGATTCATTATCAGCGGATTGTTCATTAGCATGCTTGACATATTGTGTTGGTTTATCCTCTGCTGAGGATTTCTTGCACAATTATTCACATCATGATTCTGGGAAGGCGAATTTAAAGACTGATGACAGATTTGTTGGCCGTTTTGCTGGACTTGCAGATTCGGAATCGTGATTGGCCATAcctaaaaattgaataattataaagtaaatatttccaCAAATATCCAAGTATAGATAAGggataaataagaaaaagattcgtaaaaaaaatatacatatataaatttgttttcagttttgtagtttatttacaaaataataaaaaatataattttcggcTGAGAAAAACAACCGATAATAATTTGCGATTTTATTATAGCTATGACTCAATTACCTGCGGTCCATTAGGCACCGGTGAACCTTGAACTCCAGAAGTCGTGACCGCGGCAATAGCTTTTTCCCGTTGTGCCAGAAGTTGCGAAATCGAGACGCCGGAATAAATGCCGCCTATGCTTCCCagtttcctcttcttcttcttgctGTGACCATCTGCGCACGCCAATAAAGTGTCTCTTAATAAACCAGAACTGGAATTCAATTATATCTTCGATTCGCTAGCAACTACTTGAAATTGAATCGACAAAAGTATTTCCCGAGAGTGCAATTGTGAAAGACAATAAGTCTCCGGCGctggagaaattaaaatacgaCTTATTCGCCCTAAATCCCGCGCCGTCGGCGTTTTCGCTTATTATTCAGGCGATGTTCCAAGCTCCTTAATGAAGCAAATGTTCCATTTGAAATCCCGCCGCaagattaaattgtatttagcTCGACATTTCCGTGCTTTAACTctccactttttttttaaaaacctCGACCTTTCTCTCCAATTTGTGTTctcatttcaaaaaaatatcgttcatgaaaaaaaatcgttgCTAATAAACCTAATGTCATGCGTATTAAAAagttactataattatatttattataatattaattttcacaatCTCTTTGGAATGAGTTTTCacataatgtttaataaaatttaaaagctacagaattgaattttaatatatatatgtatatatataaaattgatcaaaaatcaaatataaattaatgtaaaaaggaaatattatatgataatatgtgCAATAAAGGAATCATTATAACATTACAATCTTAAtagattgtaattaatatacacataaataaaattaatataaaaatgtacatatattttaacaataaattttttaaaaaagctttatagaaattataaaaagaattttataaaagataccaaaattataattcaataaataataaattacatacaaaCAGAgagataatatgtatgtatatggaTAAGAGCATACGAAATTCTACGTAATAccaatattataacattttaatcaaatgaacggtataaatatacttgaaaAGAAACAAGAGGATTAAACAAATTGATCATACTTcgaaaacattttcatttgCATGACGTCTCAGAACAGTTGCAAGGGCCATCGACGCTTCCGAATTACTGTGATTTACGAGAACGTGTTAGAAAGGAGGAGGAATAAGATTTTCAACGCAGAGCGACAGGCAAGGGGATCCTTTATCTCTAAGCCTACAGAAGATAATTATTCTTTGTGCGCGTCGATTGGCGCGGGGAAAGAACCGGATAATTCTCGGCGAAGAGGGAAGAGCATAAAAACGACGAGAGGAGAAAGCGAAAGGGGAGGATGATCGTAGTAATGAATCTAAGGCAACTTGCTCGTCCTGACGGCAGTTTAACCCGGTTTCCCAAGGGAGACGGGAGATTTGCGTAAAATCTTTGGATCTATTTTGCGGCTTCCGGGATTTTCGCGCGAACGCGTAAAGTCCTCCCGCACCCATCTACTTGGAATGCCTGCAGTCAATGGCTCGAGCAATAAACGTTCTCGTCGTTAAACTCGATGAAAGAGGGTGACGTAGTAATTGGAAGATGTAGTTCGTCGTTTGCCGCTGTTTTTAACTGCGTCTCTCAGGTACTCGGTTAAAGCATGAGATGTTCGTTGTTAACTGCTCGTAACAAATGATTGATTTTACGAAACGTatgtttgttaataaatattaaattgttggattcatttaaatatttattaaatatctgatTGACGGAGACTCCGCTCTTTCTTATTGCTCTGGCTGAAAATACATCTTGCTATCGggatttgaatttaaaatagagatgttaaattatacatgatgCGATTTATTATTGATGAGATATTGTAGGAAAGATAAACATAATGCAAATTTCAAAGCTGCAATTTTGCTCcgatgtattttaaaacattaaaatacataatttgaaGTTGTTGTAAAAAAGCAGGTTTccaatttcttcaaaattctGCGCAAATTTGAACAAAAGTTGAGCAATTTTTTAGCGAGTTAATTCGCTGATTGGAAAGCTAGAGACACAAACACACTTGTAAAGATGATATTCGTAATCTCGCGGGATAAATCCACTCTTCGTCGCTCTCACTGACGCAGCCAGGGCGAACGTTGGTGGCATCGTCGGCGCTTTAACTACACCTACAACGAGAGTCAGACACGAGCGTCGCGAATTTACTTTCAAGCCCCAGCAATCTCGACGGCAAATAACTCTCTTTAGGGTGAGCATGAAAATCCGCCAGGATCGCGTCGTTACGCCGTTACGCCGAGGCGTTGATGCGGACTGAGCGGAGTGAGGTCGAAATGCGCTTGCGCGACCAACCAACGGGAGCGGACATGAGGGTGACTCgggagagagacagagagaagagCAAGGACCCTCCGTCGAGGGAACAAACCTTACTCTCGGGGCAGGCGCAAGAATCACAACCGGACACAGTCGTTGGACCGCAAGACTGcgatctctctccctctctttctctctctctgcctaCCCCTTATGCGCACGATCGTGACTCGCTTTTCGTACAAAATTAACCCTTATCAACTCTGTGTCTACCACCACCTTTCTCCGCGACCCCCCACCGCGGGGATTACAGCCTGGCTTCTTTCACCCCTTCCTCTTGTATCCACCACCTTCGCCATCGGTCGCGGTACCTTgtcgtcatcatcatcatcgtcgtcgtcgtcgtcgtcgctggCAGCGAAGGAAAAACGgattctttccttctctcgcGGGACTTTATTGATCGACGCTGCGATAAGAAGGCCGCGAGCCGGCCGATGATAGAAAGAAAATGCTTCTCCCTCAATCTATTCTTTCTCGATCGGACTAATTCggattgatatattttatctgcCAATTATCAACAATAAATGCGAGACAAATGTTCTACAGAGATTAAtttctctatttaattatataatgtatattaaatgccTCGTTAACAGATCCGTCTTTCTACTCACTCCATAAGGATTGAATCCATGgtgtttatactttatttcacCCTATACTTCTTAAgaagattatttttctcagCAGCAATATCCTATGTAAACATACCCTTCGAAAAGAATACAAGATCTAATAGACCCGTCTGATGTAGGTGGTTGAGTTAATCTGTTTACACGACACGATATCCTCGATAAGCAAGGAAAACAAACAGACTCGCATACAAGTCAAATCCACCGAAGAATTTTTCATGGTTCGCCACTGCAGTGAGAAATCCGGTAGTTTGCGAAAGGGTGAATCCGTCGGGGTTCGTCGCCCGTAAAATCTCTACTCATTGCTCTCTGGATGTCGCTGTAACTGCCACGAGGACAAAAGTGATCGATCGAGCTCCAGGGGAAACTGTTTACAGGGGAAAATTGCTTGGAACGGCAAAAGATTGTGTAAACCGCACTCCgagtgttattattattattattattattattcattcgaTGATAATTGTATGATGTCATGAGTCTCgtgtttcttaattttcttcgATAATGAAATtagagtaattaatttaaattctatattaaatttgaataacaaaaatattctatttaaaggTTTACTTgtcatcatttaaatataagaacagTTTACCATTTTATAGGAAAAacatttattctaaattatctataaataactattaaaCATTTTGCTCAACATTTCTACATATAGGCggtaaaaaaatgaagtatTTATCGTAATCGGAGAAAAGTTAATACgacaattaatacattattaaatgccTCGGATAATTGTGATTTCCATTTTGTTCTCGTGACCGACAAAACCGGCGTTCAATCATTTTTACTCCCGGCGCATATATAATCCATCGTACGTAAGCAAAGACCCTTCCCTTTTTAGCTCTTTTAGCAAAGTCAAACTGAAAATCAGAAAAAGGGGGAATTAAATCGGGCTCCCAGCGGGGGTGAGCGCGTTATGAAAACTCGGAGCTCGACGTTTCACGATAAAGATTCATTCTCCACTTATTCCCTTTGCCGTTCTTCCCTCTACCATAGgatgtacgtgtgtgtgtgtgtgtgtttgcaGAGAGACCGATGGCGCGGTAAAGAGAAGAAAGTCGAGGGGAAAAAGCTACCAACCCTCCCATATCCAGCGTGTCGTTTTATATCACCGGTGAATTGGAATCGAAGCGTCGCGAGCGTGCGTCGATGTTAAAACGACCCTATAAAGTCCCATAAAAACATTGCCAacgatatgtatgtatatccgCACGCATATATACACGCACCGATAAACTCGAGTTAGACTTCAGCCCCAGATTTCCAGACCCAAGCGCGCAACTATTCCACTCGCTGCCGAATGCAGCTCTATGCATCGAAATGCATCGCGCTAATCTATTTACGGGCGGATACAGCGAATCGATCCGTCTTTGTTGATAATTGCAGAGAGTAAACTGTTCACGAGGAAGAGAAATGtgttatatctataaatatatagcacTTTTGTGAGAtaccataaaataaaaacacaaaaattaataattgtaatattttctaaaatatatatatatatatatatatatgttatctcAATACGTATCATTTTCACGATATTCGAGTAATTCGATGCTCGAGAAATGAGAGGCGACCTCCCAATCCCCTCtgcgaataatattaaaacgtgCAGTTGCGAGAAGCCCAGGGTGAAAGTTTAATAACCGTTGGTCGCCGACACGGTCGCGTCCGGCATTCAATCTACACAAGCGGATTATAATTTCTAGCCGACGCAATTTGGAGTACAGGTAGAGGTACGCTGGGAACGCGTTTGTCGCTCGTCCTACAACAGCCGCTTAATTAACGGCGCGGAAgtaaggaaaaaagaaaaagggaagGGGGTAGAGGGAAAGGAGCAGAGGAGCGCGGCAGGGATGGGTCGGTTATGGGATTTGGTAATGAAATTCGGTGGAGAGTTTGGCGGCTATGGTGATACATCATTCCACCCTGTCTCCGTTTCACCCTCCACCGCGTTTCTCTCGAGCTTTAATGTGCCAACGTGGCGGGCGAAGAAAAGACGAGTCTGAAAcaggggaaagagagagggtaaggggggggggaaagggGTGCGATGGGCGAACCGACTAATGCCGCAATTTCGTCGTCCTTCTTCCACCGACTCGACTTTTTTCCCTAATGATCACGGCTCACTTGACAGGGGGTGGAAAAACTTTTGGTCTTCCTCCAATAAAAGTTGGCACGTGTTCCCGCGCGACGGTGAATAAACGTCTCGGCGATTATGGCGCCGATTCGACGTCCGACTTGACAGAAAACTTTGTTAATACACCAGATCGATAGAGAAAGTTTTGCAGGCACGTATGTGAGTTTGACTGTCAAAGTTGGCGAGATTATGAGAAAATGGATGTTGAGGAAATCTTGATTTTGATCGATTGCGAGAATCGCctaacgcaaaaaaaaaattggaaagtttaacgcaatattcaaacaagatatatataataaaaatcaaaaaatattatgtaaatataaaatatatttatataaattttattcaaagtctacatctttgttaaaatttttagcttTCACACAAATTGTActcttaaaaatcattttttatttatattctctctctctctctctctctctctctctctctctctctctctctctctctctgtcttgtTATATctgattctaaaattattgtattatttttcaacgacagattttttttttttttttttttcaaataataatatctcatGTTTACAATCGCACATTCTTACCTTTTCTGGCTTTGTCCGGCGATGTGGGCGAATCAGCATTCGCGTGAATCGAGGTCGTTGTCGGGCCAGAAGATAAAGTCGACGATGAGACCGCCGGTGTACAGGATGCAACCGGACTGGCGGCCGCGGACGGCAGCAGAAGTTTCCTCTTATGGTTGCAGAGCTTGGTCATCTCGCGCGTCTTGCCCTGATCCGGGCTCCAAGGTCGTGTCGCAACCTGAAACAAGAACATGCGCTCGTTATTCGTCTGATTATATCGCGCAGTGTGCGATCGGCTAAACGAGTTAACTTTGAATCATTTTGAATGCCCGATCAAAGATTACGGgatatatcctttttttttttacagctttcaatacaaaattttagcgaattatatcaatattgttATCAAGTCGACGGACCGATGTGTAAAACGTGATATTGatgatttacatttatagttttatttcataaaataacatttcatataaaatgataatcttttttacttccccccccctccccctgaTTTCGTCGAGAGGATTGCCATAATCGGCGAGAATACTCCGGCAAGACAAAAGCGAGTAAAGACGGTGGAGCGAAGCaagtaaaaaagagagacTAAGGGAGTTGGTGGCCTCAGCTGCCGATGCTCATGAATCTCATGATCGATGCGCGATGTTGCGAGCCAAGTTAAAATGCCTCCGAGTTGAAAGGCCGATGCCCATAATGGCCGTGCGCCGGACTTGGCCGTGTTACGTGTCAGCTCGGGAGACTTTCCGCGGCAATTTACGGCCGCAAACACGATGCCATTACAACTTATCGTAAGTAAGATAATGCCATGCTTGATATATAAGAGCTATCCGTAAAGCACCTCGCGCGAAATGTTAATCGTCGTTTCCTCGATGCTCTTTGATAATAGATGCAAGATACGATGAGCGATATCACTAATCGCTAATCAACAGTAAACGATAAACAAGGCATTATAatgctatatatttattaattgaaatataatacctgCGTGCAAAATACACTAtgcaaaaagaattaaaaggcCACTtgtttcttccatataaaaaagagcCAATTCTCGagtagttgcaactttcttaaaaataatatcggaataagattattaaaaaagcattctaaagcttaaagtttctagttttggaatctttaaatgaatttcaattatttcttttcgttacaaaattacattgtaagaaagcgacgtccatcgattgaacaaatttttctaaagtttATCCGAAAACACCAATTAAACAAAATCCTAGCACGAATTCATTAAGTGGGTGTTAAAGAGTTTTGAGAGtaagagcagagttttagctttttctatgatttcttttcgccgagatattcattattaaaacgaaatcgagctattgactttgaacgcttgtaactagtgaaaaaatgattgcaaaataattattaaaaaaccaaTTTAAAGAGGAAAGTTGGCGCTTTAAAGTGCTCTTatcgttttttcaatcattattcatttttaaagcgtaattgttacttaaaaatcaagtaaaaattgcacttttatctttttttatttaaccctttgagtcacgaatttttctaattgtcagtattttataaaatttgatatataagggtttttggggtcgctgattacgaatccgttgtaaaattttcaaaattcaagatggcggatccaatatgacagacgaaattttacttccgtcatattggatccctatattaaattttggaaattaaattttttttcctttagattcagattctgcgatctaaaaaaaccttcagagaaaaaatttaaaaaagaatacgactgttatttttaatttagaacagataatattgattattttatatattttttatcaaaaaaaggatttaacaaaaactacACGgtgaaaaattctaaaaaaattctgaaaaatacttagAGTGTactatgattaaaaaaaaattgccgaatttattgtcataatagattagtagaaaatgcattttttcgtaaaaaagtactaattttgactgtttgtttatatatggtatttttgcaattaacaattaatgactgttgatatttttttacacttattgatgttctagagactctgcagaaacaaaaaatccggtatttgttgataaaaaagtagttaaaacaataaaaaactacgaaaaaaaggtgggtctcTGGGTGACCCGCTGTGACTCTAAGaattaaatcaatgaaagttaacgaaaaaaaacgctaaaattttcacgaactctacaacatttacaagtaaaaagcattccagttactcgtacaaaagatcgaagtgttaagttttttttctgtacatttcaagaacttaaattaatgatttattgtacgatctttttttttcactagttataagttcaaagtcaatagtcGATAGTCAATAGTCAAGTTGCGAATAGTGTTTGGATTACAGATGCGGTTTTACAAAGTTGGcggaaaatatgaaattccGCACAACAAATTTATCACACACCACTTGAGTTAGTACCTAGCACCTTAATTAAGAACGACCTGAATACGACGCTGAGATTAAGCATACTCGCGGCGCCGGTTAGCCTTGGCATCGAGTGTCAATGAGTGTAATGATGTATACAGGCAGTTAACTCAATCATTCCTTTTCTCTGACTAGTCTATTATTCATTCCGCTTTTAGCGAGGCTCTCATCAGCAGTGATCACCCTACCGGTTAATCGCGCGACCACGATAccgaagagagaaaaaaaaaaaaaacgaaatttgtcgtgttttgaaaatat from Anoplolepis gracilipes chromosome 6, ASM4749672v1, whole genome shotgun sequence harbors:
- the LOC140666496 gene encoding uncharacterized protein isoform X6 — protein: MTKLCNHKRKLLLPSAAASPVASCTPAVSSSTLSSGPTTTSIHANADSPTSPDKARKDGHSKKKKRKLGSIGGIYSGVSISQLLAQREKAIAAVTTSGVQGSPVPNGPQVWPITIPNLQVQQNGQQICHQSLNSPSQNHDVNNCARNPQQRINQHNMSSMLMNNPLIMNQQGTNYNNMTQQQQQILQQQQLIQHQQQQLIQQHISQQQQQQQSQQLLPHQQQLQHMQILQQQQQEQQQHQNTMVNQLAQQQAPHYINQMNQQSMHVMQQQQQHLNSQQQQQQQLHLQQIQKHNMQQQQQQHLTQEVDQPQSTNYSQHPAENYVHHMQSSQVSNQAAALHPQLHQVHQHQMQPQPPQQSQHAMQPQSTDHFQMQIQQQMQQQQQHQQQLSQVCIQPQYPNQQINHHSVDVMQQQTGSAIMTNINANDLQNRHNRASSINDEDLNAKQLQQQQQQQQQQQQQQQQQQQQQQQQQQLLLHNHSMQRHHVVQNGLSNNPHENVQRMYTQNQVQYPMRNFDPSKGTNVDAKMGHQQQFVLSNHTGRSPNATHAVEAQQSGMGPNGQPGNLHFNNRTPPWQQNRAATVSHQPSLVTVQNITCNSFDRVPPLHHHIPQPSNWTDEAARKKAKSSKIIVKKQRQHGVAESSRTNNGVEHSASSPVDEFSEKNQQNNSQIGSTFNSSGPSFLEDPSGYLAQQTALLNSTISRQTGVSSSQVGMLNNNPKASPQASHGMHVSNTYNSQPKPSSIASPTSTSSSFASVKNHATSPVVVHSSMTPTSNNNTDSDSSPCQGCVTSADTQSYIQDQYKQQMQRQYLMNTDQREDPVTSSTFGERYQTSNQQQIDSRPIQGGTVSTSHGSPIGTNSPANSDTPAASTPGISQPATPQSLISSQPATPHSYSQPPTPHSHVSGQMPSQTLQQAQQQPSQSLIGGNIQEQRSETPSSGTMSSSCIPPSTSPSQTSSSASDNLTSQVKRQITTRQNSLDGYQPHPHTVNAVSRISMNTFGGTSSVITTMASGHTVSSNTITSVLAGRANTATVSINTPSAIPNPAIPNLLPNKPQHQAQSTTLTNVPGAPITTHSAISHNQSSTMVSKSPLEMVQSVVSSIQVPQTSTNSSLQPQTQQQHHHQQQQQQQQQQQQQQQQQQQQQQQQQQHQQPQQHHPQANVQVHNVLTSGGILKHSAGSTLPPGHILVSSGGQLIMASTGSTINGVMAPPPPKIISNASSMPPLSVSPMVTSVTGAVSQVIPAVGVAQQVIGQPTVLVNTIQTPVLIQPGVMTMDGISQNVQIPHLTVATGNVIQNTQSILDTNQDVSRTVNANQGMTVNRQAALLSPESAMTKKKGYKKRKANPQTVASMLHIASSQQNAGMLMQSQSNFAQQNFQAQSIGGPMLQALTIVPGKGGAPAQLVMNGQTGAASAQFNTQQIITNPQPAQQINLLQPVNLLNGATGMVQNFPTIQQFIVPGLGSMVMSADGTATLLQDTGNIGMQLQIQNVNGQNVLTPVQSHGSIFNPSQSILAAGPAGMVIRAPQATGGKIIQQHSPGAQFLSPNSGQFLVNGTTSFGNQLSPIVANVSPNQQVTFNASQVRPPNMQGQQEFIQMNGQTLMVPCATAQNIAVSSASNQQNTTFVQQNTTIVQQQTTMVSNNQIPNFQSATSNGGQAVEPSLNLDHNQSYILSSGMIQGKAASSSPKSGVNSPSSDQNIEQQQYVLASSSTTVVEKTTQQNEQHSPLMARHSVSTQTAGNQTNVAQSAMMRQGSPPDTTTHSPGNSQRSNSPAVDTTTHGAASPAPPITARHHSSSTPMVHCVSSSEPDSGDTQVASEDWRMQSIATKEITLNQPSLHGKTYVESTVTTGIQVGTHVEQVNRHLTIIDMHQPADTTHPENTYADSQEYMDTSSPNHSINSDTMDHSTVEDQLSVSKEMTDVSYSEIEVNPLPIIGHGHYQPILYHGQHYVPNANVYRQQALVPDHAHYTMLPQANNKFNDKSCVDNNRVSQIEQRVMEQEEVEQNSAEKLLERHNTGVSYCSQNVGYPQKLVNVGIAPSELYPHLYNYRSDPNGIAVVNYTPSKQAYINPYVYNPFVYAQEGDDAEESDSSSDE